A portion of the Ascaphus truei isolate aAscTru1 unplaced genomic scaffold, aAscTru1.hap1 HAP1_SCAFFOLD_1401, whole genome shotgun sequence genome contains these proteins:
- the LOC142475820 gene encoding aquaporin-8-like isoform X1: protein MTDTEMGQMSFKDSELDMPQKESKPHWYELYVQPCVAELLGTALFVFTGCVSVIENGDGTGRLQPALAHGLALGLIIAILGGISGGHFNPAVSLGAWIIGGLNIILLLPYWISQLCGGLIGAALAKAMTVGESYNNSTGAAFTSVSSDEQIPRAIGAEIIMTFFLVLAVCMGAINEKTRTPLAPFCIGFTVTVDVLSGGAISGACMNPARAFGPAVVAGYWDYHWVYWVGPMAGGLLVGGVIRLLLGDRKIRLFLK, encoded by the exons ATGACTGACACAGAAATGGGTCAGATGTCCTTCAAGGACAGTGAGCTGGACATGCCACAGAAGGAGTCGAAGCCTCATTGGTATGAGCTGTATGTGCAGCCCTGTGTGGCAGAGCTTCTGGGCACTGCCCTCTTCGTGTTCACAGGTTGCGTATCTGTCATTGAAAATGGGGATGGAACTGGTAGACTCCAGCCAGCATTGGCACATGGACTCGCCCTAGGGCTGATCATCGCTATCCTGGGAGGAATAAG CGGTGGCCACTTTAACCCCGCGGTGTCCCTGGGGGCCTGGATAATAGGAGGACTGAATATAATACTGCTGCTTCCTTACTGGATCTCACAGCTGTGTGGGGGGCTGATCGGTGCGGCACTTGCCAAG GCCATGACAGTGGGAGAGAGTTATAACAACTCCACCGGAGCAGCGTTCACGTCCGTGTCAAGCGACGAGCAAATCCCCAGGGCCATTGGTGCTGAGATTATCATGACTTTCTTTTTGGTACTCGCGGTCTGCATGGGGGCCATCAACGAAAAGACTCGCACCCCTCTGGCCCCATTCTGCATTGGCTTCACTGTGACCGTGGATGTCCTGTCTGG CGGCGCTATATCCGGAGCCTGCATGAATCCGGCCCGAGCGTTCGGGCCAGCAGTGGTGGCCGGTTACTGGGACTATCACTGGGTGTACTGGGTCGGTCCCATGGCAGGCGGTCTGCTGGTGGGAGGAGTAATAAG GCTCCTGCTGGGAGACAGGAAAATCCGCCTCTTTTTGAAGTGA
- the LOC142475820 gene encoding aquaporin-8-like isoform X2, giving the protein MTDTEMGQMSFKDSELDMPQKESKPHWYELYVQPCVAELLGTALFVFTGCVSVIENGDGTGRLQPALAHGLALGLIIAILGGISGGHFNPAVSLGAWIIGGLNIILLLPYWISQLCGGLIGAALAKAMTVGESYNNSTGAAFTSVSSDEQIPRAIGAEIIMTFFLVLAVCMGAINEKTRTPLAPFCIGFTVTVDVLSGSQPTQTTWQLPLPCL; this is encoded by the exons ATGACTGACACAGAAATGGGTCAGATGTCCTTCAAGGACAGTGAGCTGGACATGCCACAGAAGGAGTCGAAGCCTCATTGGTATGAGCTGTATGTGCAGCCCTGTGTGGCAGAGCTTCTGGGCACTGCCCTCTTCGTGTTCACAGGTTGCGTATCTGTCATTGAAAATGGGGATGGAACTGGTAGACTCCAGCCAGCATTGGCACATGGACTCGCCCTAGGGCTGATCATCGCTATCCTGGGAGGAATAAG CGGTGGCCACTTTAACCCCGCGGTGTCCCTGGGGGCCTGGATAATAGGAGGACTGAATATAATACTGCTGCTTCCTTACTGGATCTCACAGCTGTGTGGGGGGCTGATCGGTGCGGCACTTGCCAAG GCCATGACAGTGGGAGAGAGTTATAACAACTCCACCGGAGCAGCGTTCACGTCCGTGTCAAGCGACGAGCAAATCCCCAGGGCCATTGGTGCTGAGATTATCATGACTTTCTTTTTGGTACTCGCGGTCTGCATGGGGGCCATCAACGAAAAGACTCGCACCCCTCTGGCCCCATTCTGCATTGGCTTCACTGTGACCGTGGATGTCCTGTCTGG GTCTCAACCAACACAGACCACCTGGCAGTTGCCTCTTCCCTGTTTATGA